From the genome of Oscillatoria sp. FACHB-1407:
TGTCAGAACAAAATGAAGTTTGCCCAAGCCTTCGTAATACATACGACCTGTCATTTTTGGGAACCAGTGATAGATCGCAGCATAGATAGCCATGACGATCGCCCCATACAGCACGTAATGAAAATGCCCCACGACAAAGTACGTATTGTGAACGTGAAGATCGATTGGTGCCGATCCTAAAAAGATGCCTGTAATACCCGCAAACAACCAGTTGCTGATGCCACCAAGGGCAAACAACATAGGCGTTGTAAAGCGGATTTTTCCGCCCCACACGGTTGCTACCCAGCCAAACACCTTAACCCCTGAAGGAATAGCCACTAGCATCGTCGTCACCATAAAAAACATTCGCATCCAGCTAGGGGTGGCACTGGCGAACATATGATGCACCCACACAGCACTGCTAATCACAGTGATGATCAGGGATGATGCAGCAATTACCCGATATCCAAATAGAGGTTTACGTGCATGAACGGGCAAGACTTCTGAAAACGTGCCAAATGCAGGCAGAACCATCACATACACCGCAGGATGGGAATAAAACCAGAAGAAGTGCTGGTATAGGATTGGGTTTCCGCCCCCTTCAGGATTGAAGAAACTCGTGCCAATCGTCAAATCCAGTAACAACATCACTGCCCCACCTGTCAGCGCAGGCAAGCCGTAAAGCTGAATTAGTTGCGCTGCTAGCACTGCCCAAACAAAGGCAGGAGTCTTAAACCAGGTCATGCCCGGTGCGCGCATTCTACAAATAGTCGTGACAAAATTCACTGCCCCCATAATCGAGGACACACCCGAAATCGCAACCGAGAGAATCCAGAGCACCTGCCCGTTGATTAAATTCCCGGTGGGGTTTTGCAAGCTAACCGGTGGGTATGCCCACCACCCCGATTGGGATGGACCTCCTGGCACCAGAAAACTCGACATCATCAAGATTCCGGCGATCGGGATCATCCAAAACGAAACCGCATTGAGGCGAGGAAATGCCATATCTCGTGCCCCAATCATGAGCGGTACGAGATAATTTCCTAGTCCCACCAACACCGGAAACGTCCAGAAAAATAACATGACTGAGCCATGCATCGTAAACAGGGCGTTATACACCGTGCGATCGACCAGATCGGCTTCAGGAGTAATCAGTTCCCCCCGCATAATCATGGCAAACAGTCCGCCGATGAGATAGAAAACAAACGACGTGACGATGTATTGAATGCCAATAACTTTGTGGTCGGTGCTGAAGGTAAAAAACCGTTTCCAGTTGTCAGGCGCACCGGGGTAAGGTTGCCCACGAACGACTTCTGGAGCCTCAATTGAGATGTTTGTCATAAGAGGAGAAAAGGGGGGAGGGAGAGTGGGAGAGGGGAGAGGGGGAAAGGGGATCATGAGCAGAGCCTTGTTTTCCCATCGACCCATTGCCTTTGCCTTACACGGGTGGGCTTTCCGGCTCGTGTTTGGGCGCGTAGTTCACAACAGGCGGTGGTGCTGGCGGAATCGTTGCCCACCCACGAACAGCTACCTTGTCCTTGGTGTTACCCGATCCGGGTTCAAAGACTTGGCTGTATTCGTAGTTCGCAGGGTTAAACGCAGGAGTAGGGGTTTGAGCCGCTGCATCGGCTAGCCACTGTTGGTAATCGCTCGCAGACTGGACTACTACATCAGTCTGATTTGCAGCAAAATAAGTGCCGCTATACATTGAGTCCCGTAATCGATAAGTGCCAATTTTGACGGGGGTTAGTTCAAAATCAATGTCTTCATGGGGCACCACATACTGACTCAAGCGAAACGCTGGAACGTAAAACCCGTGCAATACATCTTCTGAGTGCAGTTTAAACCGAACGCGGCGATCGACCGGGAGATGCAATTCTGTACTGGTTACATCCTGGTTTGGGTAGTGAAATATCCATGCCCATTGTTTTGCTACTACATCGATTTCCTCAATGGGAGACGTTTCTACAGCCTCTTGAATTTCTTGCTGAGGCGTGCTGTCAAACGGTTCAGCATAGGCAGGTTCCACCATTTGAGGCATGTGCAGATGCACTAGCTCCATTGGTCCACGAATCGACATTTTTTCGTAGGTACGATAGCTGACAAAGGAAAGCGTCACCACCAGAATGAGCGGTGTTACAGTCCAGATGATCTCCAACCAGGTGTTGCCTTCAATGTCAGGCCCATCACTCAGGTCATACTTTTCCGCTCGGTGAAAGATCAGCGAGTAGATAAACGGGCCAATCACTCCCAAATAAATGAAGGTGCCTAACCCAGTAAAAAGACTGAACAGATCATCTAGCAGTTTTGCTTCCGCTGCTGCCTCTGGCGGAAACCAGGAATAAGCTTGCTTTGCCATCCAAAGACTGGCAAATGTGACCAGGACAGCGTAGACCGTCATTATTACAATTGCGCGGAGTTTCATCATGTATTTCTGCCCTCTGCCTTCTGTCTTGACTACAACTGATTGGGGTTCTCACCTAAATGCAACAGTTGATCTGCTGTGACGTGAACGCCAAACTCAGCACCAAGATGTGCGCCCAACGTTCCCTGGACAAACATCAGCACAAACACAAATAAGCCTGCCGCTAGATAGCTCCACTGCACCTGTCTTGCCATATCTTTGCGCCAGTTAAACCGTTGAAAGCCTCGCCAAACCGTCATTGCTACAATCAACGTCAAGATTAAGACACCCCCTACACCATGCATGATCATGGTTTCTAAGGCGTGAAATCCCCAGGCACTGGTGACATCTGCAAGCGGCACAGCCAGAGACACTTCAAATAAGCCTGCGATGACAGTGAAAAAGGTGATGATGGCAGATGCCAGCAGGTTATACCAACCGACATCAAACAGGGCAGAGCGAGTAACAGGAATAGCGAGATACTTAAAAGCTGCTCGATCGACAGGAAACAACGCCCCGACAACATCAAAGGCGATCGCCACAATAAATAAGCCCAGTGTCAAATGCACCAATTGAGGATGAATGGGAATGACGTATGGCAACCCATTAGCTCCCAAACTATCCCACTGTTGTAGCAGGTCTGGATTCATGACAGACCCTCCCGAATGGCATCTACAACGGGAATTGTGTGCAAGCCATAAACCCAGACCAGCAACGTTCCCCAGTAGGACTGGACAAACACCAGCGCAACTAATAACACACTGGCACCCCAGTAAGGAATGGGTAACTGGGGTCTTTCTTGCAGCCGAATGACATATCGCCATCCGGTAATCACTGCCAGAATAGCCGTCAATGACCACCCCAGAACGGTATGGGCATTGAGCGTTGAAACTGATGCTGCGTAGGGTTCTGCTAAACCTGCCTCAATCTGCCCAAAAATTACAGCAATGAAGATTGAAACGGTTGCAAATGCGAGGTTCCACCAACTCACCTCATATAATTTTGGGTTACGAGTAAAGTAGCCAATGATATCGCAGAGAAAAGCAAACAACACCATCGCGATCACAAAATGCACCACGATTGGGTGAATCGTATCGGGGTAGGGCAGGTTGTGCTCGTTGAGCGGAGGAAGATAATTAAACACAGTTTCTTAGTCAGTTTGATAGAGAAAAGATAGCACCGAGAAATCTTGTAGACAGGAAATGTTCTTGACAATTTAACGATTCAAAGGAGTCTTCATCGTTAAACTCCAAAAGCGCATACGACCTCCTCTTGGAAGCTATCTCTATCGCTCGAACTAAAGCTCTATCCAAAGGGAGAAAAGCCTACTCCTATGCCTGTCTACGCAGGATTTCAAGAGCCGAGAGTGAGTTTGGGTCAGGTATTTGAGGCGATCGCCCCAGTCTCATTCCGCTCCCACACTTTCGGATGACAATAGAGCCAAATCAATGCATCTGTTCTTGAGTGATGGATTATGGGAATTCTGAAAGGTATTCACTCAAGGGTTGGCTTTAAGGATAGATCGGGTTGACACATTCGTTAGAAGAAACGATCGCAGAAGCGACGATGGCTCCTTTAAGCCAGACGATTTCAGACCTCACCCCTCCCCTGGGCACTCGACCTCAACGTCTCCCCACAATCATCTCAAAAGACGAAATTCGCTCTAGTCTTCGTGCGTCAACCCTCGATGGCATCTTTGCCACACTTTTTTCTACCATCACCGGGGGGGTGTTACTCAACAACTTTTTAGTCGAGCTAGAGGCGACCCCCTTTCAGATCGGCATGTTAGCTTCGATGCCGATGCTGGCAAACCTGCTGCAACCGCTAGGAGCCTATTGGGCCGATTGCACCACCAGTCGTCGGCTCTATGGGCTTTGGGTCTATGGCATCTCGCGTTTGCTCTGGTTGCCCCTGGCGATCGCCATCATCCTTTACGGACACCCTGCCCATCCCCAACAGATGATTGTGGCAACCCTGGTGGTGATGTTAGCGACTCATGTGCTGGCTGCGATCGGCAGTGCCTCCTGGCTCTCCTGGCTAGCGACCTTGGTTCCCCGACAGTTGCGAGGACGCTACTTTGGCTTCCGCAACAGCACCTTTAGCCTCACCAGTTTTATTGCGCTACCTGTGCTGGGGGTGGCGATCTCCGATTGGTCAGGGGGCAGCATTCAGGGGTTTGGTGTAATGGTGGTGGTCGGCGTGATCGCAGGGCTAATCAGCCTCGGCTTTCAATCGCGCATGACCGATGTGAATCCCCAGGCATATCGGTTAATGACGTTTAAGCCTGCCCTTCTTCCCCCGACACCGCTCAAATCTGACTCGTTAGAACTCAGTCCCTTAGCCACTCAAGAGAATCTTGGAGAGGATACTGTCGCTCATGCGGCTTCTCAGTTAACCGAACCAGCTAACCTGGCGATCGCCCATTTTGCTGAGATGTCCCCTGAAACCGCTCATTCCAGCATTCTCAATAACACCCAGTTCTTGCTATATCTGCTGTATTTTGGTGCCTGGGCATTTGGTGTGAATGTCTGCAACCCGTTTTTTAACTTGTATTTGCTCGATAACCTGGCGTTGGATTTGAGTTGGGTAACGCTCTATAACGCGCTGGGGGCGATCGCCAATCTGCTGATGTTGCTGGTCTGGGGCAAACTGGCAGACCGCATCGGCAATCGTCCGATCTTGCTGCTGGACGGGTTGTTGGTTGCTGTTACACCGCTTTTGTGGCTGGGCACGGGGGCTAACATTTCCTCGATTTGGCTGTGGTTCCCACTGTTGCACCTGTTGGGTGGGGGCACGGGAGCCGCAATCGACCTGTGTATCAACAATCTGCAATTGGCGATCGCCCCGATTCAACACCACACAAAATATTTTGCTTTGACAGCGGCGATCGGCGGAGTCGCTGGGGCAGCAGGAGCCTTAGTCGGTGGATGGTTAGCCCAACTGACCGACGTAGGGGGCATGACAGGAGTATTTGCGCTCTCTAGTGTGTTGCGCCTTGTAGCACTATTGCCGTTGGTGTGGTTGCAGGAACCACAAGGGCAAAAGCTATAGCCCAGAGGGAAAGGTTTCTGGGGGATGGTCTCCAGCTTCGATGGAGTCGGGGCGATCGAGTGGCTGTACGGCATGGGTGTCGTCAAGGTGGATCACCACGTCAAACTGAGCCGGAAGTTGAGCCTGAAAGTAATGGCTCCGCCGCTCGCTGCGGGGTAAGTAAACCACTCCGATCGCCCGTTCTAATCGTGGAATTTGTAGCCCCAGGATAGCTGAATTGTTCTGACGCAGATCGAGCCAAAACTGCGGCAAGCCCACCTGATGAAAAATGGCTTCGTAGCTATCGGGCAACGCCGGACGCACCTGCTTAAATTCGGGTGGGTCGCCCCAGTGAGATGCTGCCGTTACTGTGCCGCTGTAGGTGGTGAACCCAAGTAAAAAAGCGTCGTGTCCATAGCGTTCGCGCACCAGTTGCCCGACGTTCCACTCGCCTGCGGCTTTCATGTCGGTTGCCCGCGCATCACCCAGGTGAGAGTTATGTGCCCAGAGCACAATCTTGGGCTGTTTTCCCTGGCGTTGCAGGTGGTCTACCAGGTGGTCTAACGTCTCTGCCATGTGGCGATCGCGCACATTCCAGGAGTTTTCCCGACCTTGAAACATCGAGCGGTAATAAGCTTCTGCATTTTTGACCAGACGAGCATTCTGTTCCGCGTAAAAAAACTCATCGGCAGTCAGGGTGCTATCTGCTGCAATGTCCGTCTGTTGGGTGTACTCACCCATGCGTCGCTGCAATTCCACAAGTTGATTTACCGCTTCGTCTTCACACGGACTACTCAACCCAGTGGTGGCAGCATATCCATAACTTTGGGAGTCTTCTCCCGCGTGGTCAAAGCAAGCATAGCGATGACGTGCCTGTTTTGCCGCTTCTGGGTCAACCTGTTCTAAATAGGTCAACACTGCATCCATAGAGGCATACATGCTGTAGAGATCTAGCCCATAGAACCCCACTTTTGCACTGTAGCTGGGTCGGGTATCGTTGTATTGTTGCAACCAATCCACAAAGTGCAAGACATCGACATTGCGCCACATCCACTGGGGAAAGTCTTGAAACTCGCCCAGAGCTTCCATTGGAGTTGTGTCGTTGCTAACTCCCCGGACAAAGCGATCGACCCGATCAGCATTGGGAAAATCTGCCTCCACCGCCACCGCAACAAAGCCCTTTTCTTGAATCAATCGCTTGGTCAACTCGGCACGGTGTTGATAAAACTCATGCGTGCCGTGAGAGGCTTCGCCAATCAACACCAATTGAGCATCCCCAATAGCGTCAAGCAACTGATCGTAGTACTGCCTTTCTCCAGTGAAGGGATGAGCCACCTGCTGAATGGCATCAACCAGGGTGGCGATCGCCATCCACTGAGGGTCATCGGGTATCACAACCATGCGCTATCTGCCTCCTGATAAAGGCAAAGGCAATGGCTCAAACCCTGAGGCTGAGAAGCTTTCCGACTCGCCTTCGCCCCATGGAATGTGGCTACGGCTATATCTGGCGCACCAATCACTTTTGCACCTCGCTGAGCAATTTGAGGGGCAGTTTCTCGTCCGATGCCACTGGATGCCCCCATGATGGCAACAACTTGTTGAGCAACTGGCTTACAGCAGTTTTCAACCGAGTGCCACACAGCGAATGCCCATGAATTCAAGCGATGCAAACGGTCGGTGGGGCATCCACAAATGAAAATTGCTGTAAGTTTCATATTGACTGATTCGCAAACGGTAAAAGCGATCGTTCTAGTCAAAATTAAGAACTTTGAGTTGATTAAACCTCTACCCCGAGAGGGTCTAGTCACACCTTAAAAAAAGATCAAAACAGAGTCTTTGTAAACTTTAAATGTCTATCAAAAAGCTCTACTTAACCTGAGTTTGAGATCAGAATTTTGATGGTTGAAATTGCTGCTATTTGGGCAAAACTCAACTGCATCAGTTGAGCAAGTTTTTGTTTTCTGGTAACTCACGAAGACAGGTTCGCCCTGACAGCCGCAAATTGATTCGTCAGATACTTAGATCAAATTGACGTTAATTAATACTGGATTAAAGTATTTGAAACTATTTTTAATACTTCATTTTGTTTTCTAAATGGAGTATGAAAATAGAACTTTACTAGACCTGCTCAGAAACAGTTAATGAAGATCAATTATTGTCTCCTCCTGCCGAAAGAGAACCTTATTAACAACGTTTTCTAAAGTGGAACTAAGCAAGGAGATGACTTATGGAATATCGGCATTTAGGGAAACACGGCATTCGCGTCTCAGAGGTTTGTCTGGGGTCATGGCTCACCTATGGCGGTGCAACGGCAGAAGAGACTGCCCGTCAATGTATTGAGCGAGCCTATGATTTGGGCATTAATTTCTTTGATACGGCGAATGTCTACGCCAGGGGCGAAGCCGAAAAAATTGTCGGAAAGGTGCTGCGTCAGTATCCTCGCGAATCCTATGTTTTAGCAACTAAAGTTTATTTCCCGATGGGGGATGGACCCAACGATCGCGGCTTATCACGCAAACACATTTTGGAGCAATGTGATGCCAGTTTAAAGCGGTTGGGGTTAGATTACATCGACCTTTATCAAGCCCATCGATATGACTCGACGGTTCCATTGGCGGAAACCTTGATGGCATTTGACCATCTGGTGAAACAAGGAAAAATTTTGTATTACGGGGTTTCTGAATGGAGTGCCGGACAACTCGCCCATGCTGCCGATTTGACTCGTCTGGCAAATCTTGCCCCGATCGCCTCTAATCAACCGCGTTATCACATGCTCGATCGCACGATTGAGAAAGAGGTGTTGCCGCTGTGCCGTCGTGAGGGCATCGGCACCATCAACTACTCTCCGCTGGCGCAGGGTTTGCTGACAGGCAAATACAAACCCGGTCAACCTCTGCCAGAAGGATCACGGGCAAGTGACCCCAAACAAAATATGTTTTTGAACGATGGCGAACTGGATCACCACCAGTTAATCAAGGTGCAGCGATTGATGCCCATTGCCGAGCAGGAAGGCTTGAGCTTGAGCCAGTTAGCCCTTGCCTGGTGCTTGCGTCATCCGGAATTAAGCAGTGTGATTATTGGTGCAAGCAAACCCACCCAGGTCGAAGAAAACGTCGTCGCATCCGGTCATCCACTATCTGCCGCAACAATTCAACGGATTGAGGAAGTGCTGGAAGCAGAGATGAGCGATCGCGTTACTGTTGGTGCCTAATTAGGAACTTGGATCGATGCATATCAACTATGACAGCCTCTTCAGGCTGATCGCCTTTGCGATCGCCCTTTTTCCCGTTTTTCTACTGCTCGATCGGTGGTGGCGCGAACAAACCTACGACCTCCGCCGCAAAACTGTCCTGATTACCGGAGGGTCACGCGGGTTGGGTCTGGTGATGGCACGTCAGTTGGTCGATGCAGGTGCGCGGGTGGCGATCTGTGCGCGAGATGAAGCTGAACTCGAACGGGCACGCACCGACCTGGAGCAACGAGGCGGAACCGTTGTTGCATTGACCTGTTGATGGTGCGTGCCTCTGGTCTTAATGGTTTCAGCCAGTGACAAACGGTCGAGGAGCGATCGCAGGAAAATCAACGATCACCAGGGAACTGCTGGTGAGGTCAGGAAGCTCCAAATAGAGTCCGTATTCGTTGGGTTCAATGTGCAGGTGTTCAAGCCACCAGCACAAAGTCCAGCCTGGAACCCGTTTGCCTCTGACGCTTGAGAGTCGCCAGGTGAGTTCTTTGAGTGAGTCATCAGGTGGCTGTAAGACTTGCACAGCCATGGCTCTCCCTATCTCATTGCCACTTCATGCAAAGGGGCACTGTTGCAATTGGGTGGCAACGAGTCCTACGAAAGAACTATCCTCAATTGCATCATTTAATGCGATTGATTTATTTAATTAAATTAGTGCAAAAATGGGATCCTCTAAATAAGAAGGATATGATTTATGCATCCCAAACAGAAAGCAGATGATATGCGGCGCACAACCGTGTCCTTCGAGGATGAGCAGTTTGAAATTCTTGAGAAGTGGGCAGACAAAGAGATTCGGACAGTCCCGAACCTCATTCAAGCCATTGTGGTCAGTGTCTTGAGAGGGGAGCCACCGAATGTTCCAAACTTACCAGGGTTGGAAAAATTGCAAGGCAAGTAAGGGGCGATCGCCATGACCCTCACCCCTGTGAAATGGACCGTTGAGGATTACCACCGCATGATTGATGCGGGTATTCTTAGCGATCGCCCCTGCTGTATTCCAGATGTGTCGGTTGAGGTTTCAAGGTTAATGAGGCGATGAGGTCATGCAACAGGCAGCCAAAAACTATTTCTCAAAAACTGCTGCATTCTGCTCAGATCGGTGAGTAGATCACTTATACTTCCTTAAAGCAAATTCGCGCGTACTACAGCCGATGAGCCACCAAGTTTCCACTTTTGCACCGACAGGAGGTCAACTCATGAACTAAAAGCCCATTAAAAGTCAAAACCCCAACTGCGGGAAACAGAAGGGGCAGAAGACTTTATTCACTTTGGATAGGTTTTGGGAACTCTAACAAACCGCCGTCGAAAAGCAAATGTTAGGTTGCCCGATTTCGCTATGCCAATTTTAGTGGGATTTTGCCAAAAGTTGCAAGAACTTTGACAAATTACCCCAAATTTTGCATGGCTTCCTATCCCTAAACGCTACACATCTAGGGAGTTGTATTGTGCATCTGAAAATTTGTGAACGCATGGGGAACCTTGCCCTGCGGTTTGCTTTGTTTGCTGGGGAGGGACTTACATGAGCTTGGCTCTCGCCCCCCAGTTCCAGTCGATTCGAGACTGGAATGATGAGTTTCTCATGCTCTGGAACCACCGGTATGACTACTTGTGGGCAGAGCACCCCAACCCAGGAGAATGCCCTGACTGGCAAACCGAAAGCCGTCACCCGCTCAATGACCGCCTGATTCAGCAGGGGGGGTATCTCTATGGGGTCCGCTTTGGTTCTGTAACCAACTACTGTCTCTTAGACGTTGACCGCGATAGCCTCTATCACCCTGCTCGCGATCGCTTTGCCTGGCGGCGGATGGTGGCAGCTCTAGAATCGTTGGGGTTGGTGCAGCCGGTGATCTGCACGTCGAGTCACAGTGGTGGCTTGCATCTTTACTTTCCATTTGAGGGAGAGCAGAAGACCTGGGCGATCGCTCTGGCGGTGTCGGCACTGCTGGAGAATGCCGGGTTTAAGTTGATTCCAGGACAACTGGAGGTCTTTCCGAATCGCAAGCCGTTTTCTCCGACGGGGGAGGTGACGCTC
Proteins encoded in this window:
- the ctaD gene encoding cytochrome c oxidase subunit I; protein product: MTNISIEAPEVVRGQPYPGAPDNWKRFFTFSTDHKVIGIQYIVTSFVFYLIGGLFAMIMRGELITPEADLVDRTVYNALFTMHGSVMLFFWTFPVLVGLGNYLVPLMIGARDMAFPRLNAVSFWMIPIAGILMMSSFLVPGGPSQSGWWAYPPVSLQNPTGNLINGQVLWILSVAISGVSSIMGAVNFVTTICRMRAPGMTWFKTPAFVWAVLAAQLIQLYGLPALTGGAVMLLLDLTIGTSFFNPEGGGNPILYQHFFWFYSHPAVYVMVLPAFGTFSEVLPVHARKPLFGYRVIAASSLIITVISSAVWVHHMFASATPSWMRMFFMVTTMLVAIPSGVKVFGWVATVWGGKIRFTTPMLFALGGISNWLFAGITGIFLGSAPIDLHVHNTYFVVGHFHYVLYGAIVMAIYAAIYHWFPKMTGRMYYEGLGKLHFVLTYIGTALIFLPMHPLGLMGMPRRVASYDPEFAYWNVVASIGGFLLGLSTLPFILNMVSSWIRGEKVGNNPWRAYGLEWLTSSPPTVENFEETPIVISGPYGYGRHQPLVEHAPNPGLTDFPESFTKQPSS
- a CDS encoding cytochrome c oxidase subunit II → MTVYAVLVTFASLWMAKQAYSWFPPEAAAEAKLLDDLFSLFTGLGTFIYLGVIGPFIYSLIFHRAEKYDLSDGPDIEGNTWLEIIWTVTPLILVVTLSFVSYRTYEKMSIRGPMELVHLHMPQMVEPAYAEPFDSTPQQEIQEAVETSPIEEIDVVAKQWAWIFHYPNQDVTSTELHLPVDRRVRFKLHSEDVLHGFYVPAFRLSQYVVPHEDIDFELTPVKIGTYRLRDSMYSGTYFAANQTDVVVQSASDYQQWLADAAAQTPTPAFNPANYEYSQVFEPGSGNTKDKVAVRGWATIPPAPPPVVNYAPKHEPESPPV
- a CDS encoding DUF2231 domain-containing protein, encoding MNPDLLQQWDSLGANGLPYVIPIHPQLVHLTLGLFIVAIAFDVVGALFPVDRAAFKYLAIPVTRSALFDVGWYNLLASAIITFFTVIAGLFEVSLAVPLADVTSAWGFHALETMIMHGVGGVLILTLIVAMTVWRGFQRFNWRKDMARQVQWSYLAAGLFVFVLMFVQGTLGAHLGAEFGVHVTADQLLHLGENPNQL
- a CDS encoding DUF2231 domain-containing protein, with product MFNYLPPLNEHNLPYPDTIHPIVVHFVIAMVLFAFLCDIIGYFTRNPKLYEVSWWNLAFATVSIFIAVIFGQIEAGLAEPYAASVSTLNAHTVLGWSLTAILAVITGWRYVIRLQERPQLPIPYWGASVLLVALVFVQSYWGTLLVWVYGLHTIPVVDAIREGLS
- a CDS encoding MFS transporter — protein: MTHSLEETIAEATMAPLSQTISDLTPPLGTRPQRLPTIISKDEIRSSLRASTLDGIFATLFSTITGGVLLNNFLVELEATPFQIGMLASMPMLANLLQPLGAYWADCTTSRRLYGLWVYGISRLLWLPLAIAIILYGHPAHPQQMIVATLVVMLATHVLAAIGSASWLSWLATLVPRQLRGRYFGFRNSTFSLTSFIALPVLGVAISDWSGGSIQGFGVMVVVGVIAGLISLGFQSRMTDVNPQAYRLMTFKPALLPPTPLKSDSLELSPLATQENLGEDTVAHAASQLTEPANLAIAHFAEMSPETAHSSILNNTQFLLYLLYFGAWAFGVNVCNPFFNLYLLDNLALDLSWVTLYNALGAIANLLMLLVWGKLADRIGNRPILLLDGLLVAVTPLLWLGTGANISSIWLWFPLLHLLGGGTGAAIDLCINNLQLAIAPIQHHTKYFALTAAIGGVAGAAGALVGGWLAQLTDVGGMTGVFALSSVLRLVALLPLVWLQEPQGQKL
- a CDS encoding erythromycin esterase family protein: MVVIPDDPQWMAIATLVDAIQQVAHPFTGERQYYDQLLDAIGDAQLVLIGEASHGTHEFYQHRAELTKRLIQEKGFVAVAVEADFPNADRVDRFVRGVSNDTTPMEALGEFQDFPQWMWRNVDVLHFVDWLQQYNDTRPSYSAKVGFYGLDLYSMYASMDAVLTYLEQVDPEAAKQARHRYACFDHAGEDSQSYGYAATTGLSSPCEDEAVNQLVELQRRMGEYTQQTDIAADSTLTADEFFYAEQNARLVKNAEAYYRSMFQGRENSWNVRDRHMAETLDHLVDHLQRQGKQPKIVLWAHNSHLGDARATDMKAAGEWNVGQLVRERYGHDAFLLGFTTYSGTVTAASHWGDPPEFKQVRPALPDSYEAIFHQVGLPQFWLDLRQNNSAILGLQIPRLERAIGVVYLPRSERRSHYFQAQLPAQFDVVIHLDDTHAVQPLDRPDSIEAGDHPPETFPSGL
- a CDS encoding aldo/keto reductase family protein, coding for MEYRHLGKHGIRVSEVCLGSWLTYGGATAEETARQCIERAYDLGINFFDTANVYARGEAEKIVGKVLRQYPRESYVLATKVYFPMGDGPNDRGLSRKHILEQCDASLKRLGLDYIDLYQAHRYDSTVPLAETLMAFDHLVKQGKILYYGVSEWSAGQLAHAADLTRLANLAPIASNQPRYHMLDRTIEKEVLPLCRREGIGTINYSPLAQGLLTGKYKPGQPLPEGSRASDPKQNMFLNDGELDHHQLIKVQRLMPIAEQEGLSLSQLALAWCLRHPELSSVIIGASKPTQVEENVVASGHPLSAATIQRIEEVLEAEMSDRVTVGA
- a CDS encoding SDR family NAD(P)-dependent oxidoreductase — encoded protein: MHINYDSLFRLIAFAIALFPVFLLLDRWWREQTYDLRRKTVLITGGSRGLGLVMARQLVDAGARVAICARDEAELERARTDLEQRGGTVVALTC